The Gammaproteobacteria bacterium genome window below encodes:
- a CDS encoding FMN-binding protein — MVREILGHKLGALRVRYWPRNGRSAWILEETGKEQPITVGLVVENGRLLRLSVLIYRESRGDEVRHPFFTDQFKGARLNGTRLDRSIDGVSGATLSVRALTRLAALALYFAGELP; from the coding sequence ATGGTGCGCGAAATCCTGGGCCACAAGCTGGGCGCGTTGCGGGTGCGCTACTGGCCGCGGAACGGCCGCTCGGCCTGGATCCTGGAAGAGACCGGCAAGGAGCAGCCCATCACCGTGGGGCTGGTGGTGGAAAACGGCCGGCTCCTGCGCCTGAGCGTACTGATCTACCGGGAGAGCCGGGGCGACGAAGTGCGCCATCCTTTTTTCACCGATCAGTTCAAGGGCGCCCGCCTGAACGGCACCCGCCTGGACCGTTCCATTGACGGCGTCTCTGGGGCCACCCTCTCGGTGCGGGCGCTGACCCGCCTGGCTGCCCTGGCCCTGTATTTTGCCGGCGAGCTGCCATGA